The following are encoded in a window of Bacillus xiapuensis genomic DNA:
- a CDS encoding cyclase family protein yields MKIYDVTAPIYPGMPVYKNKPEKQPSIETNTNGHVTESRISMDVHTGTHVDAPLHMINDGATIETIAIEKLVRPCKVIDVTGATEKITKSELADAAIEKDDFLLFKTKNSFDEQFNFDFVYMAEDAAAYLTEIGVAGVGIDALGIERAQEGHPTHRLLMDNGVIIMEGLKLKDVRAGSYFMVAAPLKIFGTDASPARILLIENWNS; encoded by the coding sequence ATGAAGATTTATGATGTAACCGCTCCAATTTACCCGGGAATGCCCGTGTACAAAAACAAGCCCGAAAAGCAGCCGTCCATCGAAACGAATACGAACGGCCATGTCACCGAATCCCGCATTTCGATGGATGTTCATACGGGCACACACGTCGATGCTCCGCTTCATATGATCAATGACGGTGCTACCATTGAAACGATTGCGATTGAAAAGCTCGTCCGTCCTTGCAAAGTGATTGATGTGACCGGAGCAACAGAAAAAATCACCAAATCCGAATTAGCGGATGCCGCAATTGAAAAAGATGACTTTCTGCTGTTCAAAACCAAAAACTCCTTTGATGAACAGTTTAATTTTGACTTTGTTTACATGGCTGAGGATGCGGCCGCTTATTTAACAGAAATCGGCGTAGCCGGTGTCGGCATTGACGCGTTAGGGATCGAACGGGCGCAAGAGGGACACCCCACCCATCGTTTGTTAATGGATAATGGCGTAATTATTATGGAAGGCCTGAAATTAAAAGATGTCAGAGCGGGAAGCTACTTCATGGTTGCCGCGCCGCTTAAGATTTTCGGCACAGATGCTTCGCCGGCGCGCATTTTGCTTATTGAGAACTGGAACAGCTAA
- the zwf gene encoding glucose-6-phosphate dehydrogenase: protein MNQQETPAALILIFGATGDLAKRKLFPSLYRLYRKGSLSDQFAVIGTARRDWTNDTFRQHVKEAIADSTKQLEQLDAFISHFYYQAHDVSDSSSYRSLKALADRLDDTYSLQGNRLFYLAMAPEFFGTIADHVKADGLTDTNGYNRLVIEKPFGHDLPSAEKLNQQIRQSFEERDIYRIDHYLGKEMVQNIEAIRFANALFEPLWNNRYISNIQVTSSETLGVEERGRYYEKSGALKDMVQNHLMQMVALLAMEPPIKLSTDEIRSEKVKVFRALRPITKENVDQYFVRGQYGSGEIEGEPVKGYRQEVNVDPQSNTETFVAGKLMIDNFRWAGVPFYIRTGKRMPSKSTKIVIQFKDIPMNLYYQPDQPLAPNLLVIHIQPEEGITLHLNAKRAGQHLLTNPVKLSYANNSVDGMNTPEAYEKLLNDALRGDATNFTHWDEVALSWRFVDVISDYWEMKQAAFPNYEAGSTGPKAADELLEKDGFFWWPLSTLEVDVCN, encoded by the coding sequence GTGAACCAACAAGAAACTCCAGCAGCACTTATATTAATTTTTGGAGCAACCGGCGATTTAGCCAAAAGAAAGCTATTCCCTTCTCTTTACCGGCTCTATCGCAAAGGAAGCCTCAGCGATCAGTTTGCTGTCATCGGCACCGCCCGCAGAGATTGGACAAACGATACATTTAGACAGCACGTAAAGGAAGCGATTGCCGATTCAACAAAGCAGCTTGAGCAATTGGATGCTTTTATTTCGCATTTTTATTATCAAGCTCATGATGTGTCGGATTCAAGCTCTTACCGCTCACTAAAAGCATTGGCTGACCGCTTAGATGATACATACAGCCTCCAAGGAAACCGGCTGTTTTACTTGGCTATGGCACCGGAGTTCTTCGGCACAATTGCTGATCATGTGAAAGCCGACGGATTGACAGACACGAATGGGTATAACCGTCTTGTCATTGAAAAACCTTTCGGGCACGACCTGCCTTCCGCTGAAAAGCTTAATCAGCAGATTCGTCAATCCTTTGAGGAAAGAGACATCTACCGCATTGATCACTATCTCGGGAAAGAAATGGTGCAAAATATCGAGGCCATCCGTTTCGCCAACGCCCTTTTTGAGCCGCTTTGGAACAATCGTTATATCTCCAATATTCAAGTAACATCCAGCGAGACGCTCGGTGTGGAAGAACGCGGACGCTACTATGAAAAGAGCGGCGCCTTAAAAGATATGGTGCAGAACCATTTAATGCAGATGGTGGCCCTTCTTGCCATGGAACCGCCAATCAAGCTGTCCACCGATGAAATCCGCAGCGAAAAAGTGAAGGTGTTCCGTGCGCTTCGGCCGATCACGAAAGAAAATGTAGATCAGTACTTTGTCCGCGGCCAGTATGGCTCTGGAGAAATAGAAGGAGAGCCCGTGAAAGGATACCGTCAGGAAGTCAACGTTGACCCCCAATCCAACACAGAAACATTTGTTGCCGGGAAATTGATGATCGATAATTTCCGCTGGGCAGGTGTTCCGTTTTACATCCGCACCGGCAAGAGAATGCCTTCTAAATCGACTAAAATTGTGATCCAGTTTAAAGATATTCCAATGAACTTATACTATCAGCCGGATCAGCCGCTTGCCCCTAACTTGCTCGTTATCCATATTCAGCCCGAAGAGGGAATCACACTTCATTTGAATGCTAAACGAGCGGGACAGCATCTTCTGACCAATCCGGTGAAGTTGAGCTACGCTAATAATAGCGTGGACGGAATGAACACTCCTGAAGCCTACGAAAAGCTGCTGAACGATGCCCTGAGGGGGGATGCGACCAACTTCACTCACTGGGATGAAGTCGCTCTATCCTGGCGCTTTGTTGACGTCATCTCGGATTATTGGGAAATGAAGCAAGCTGCGTTTCCTAATTATGAAGCCGGCTCTACCGGCCCGAAGGCAGCCGATGAGCTGCTGGAGAAAGATGGGTTCTTTTGGTGGCCGCTTTCCACACTCGAAGTGGATGTATGCAATTAA